In one window of Ovis aries strain OAR_USU_Benz2616 breed Rambouillet chromosome 5, ARS-UI_Ramb_v3.0, whole genome shotgun sequence DNA:
- the HSPA9 gene encoding stress-70 protein, mitochondrial produces the protein MISASRAAVSRLVGTAASRGPTAARHQDGWNGLSHEAFRIVSRRDYASEAIKGAVVGIDLGTTNSCVAVMEGKQAKVLENAEGARTTPSVVAFTADGERLVGMPAKRQAVTNPNNTFYATKRLIGRRYDDPEVQKDIKNVPFKIVRASNGDAWVEAHGKLYSPSQIGAFVLMKMKETAENYLGHTAKNAVITVPAYFNDSQRQATKDAGQISGLNVLRVINEPTAAALAYGLDKSEDKIIAVYDLGGGTFDISILEIQKGVFEVKSTNGDTFLGGEDFDQALLRHIVKEFKRETGVDLTKDNMALQRVREAAEKAKCELSSSVQTDINLPYLTMDASGPKHLNMKLTRAQFEGIVTDLIRRTIAPCQKAMQDAEVSKSDIGEVILVGGMTRMPKVQQTVQDLFGRAPSKAVNPDEAVAIGAAIQGGVLAGDVTDVLLLDVTPLSLGIETLGGVFTKLINRNTTIPTKKSQVFSTAADGQTQVEIKVCQGEREMAGDNKLLGQFTLIGIPPAPRGVPQIEVTFDIDANGIVHVSAKDKGTGREQQIVIQSSGGLSKDDIENMVKNAEKYAEEDRRKKERVEAVNMAEGIIHDTETKMEEFKDQLPADECNKLKEEISKMRELLARKDSETGENIRQAASSLQQASLKLFEMAYKKMASEREGSGSSGTGEQKDNQKEEKQ, from the exons ATGATAAGCGCCAGCCGAGCCGCAGTATCCCGTCTCGTCGGCACCGCAGCCTCCCGGGGCCCCACAGCCGCCCGCCACCAA gatggcTGGAATGGCCTTAGTCATGAGGCTTTTAGAATTGTTTCAAGGCGGGACTATGC ATCAGAAGCAATCAAGGGAGCAGTTGTTGGTATTGATTTGGGTACTACCAACTCCTGTGTAGCAGTTATGGAAGGTAAACAAGCAAAG GTGCTAGAGAACGCTGAAGGTGCCAGAACCACCCCTTCAGTTGTAGCCTTTACAGCAGATGGTGAGCGACTTGTTGGCATGCCGGCCAAGCGGCAGGCTGTCACCAACCCAAACAACACATTCTATGCTACCAAGCGTCTTATTGGTCGGCGATATGATGACCCAGAAGTTCAGAAAGACAT TAAAAATGTTCCTTTTAAAATTGTCCGTGCCTCTAATGGCGATGCCTGGGTTGAAGCCCATGGAAAACTCTATTCCCCAAGTCAGATTGGAGCATTTgtgttgatgaagatgaaagagactGCAG aaaattactTGGGGCATACAGCAAAAAATGCTGTGATCACAGTCCCAGCTTATTTCAATGACTCTCAGAGACAG gCCACTAAGGATGCTGGCCAGATATCTGGACTAAATGTGCTTCGGGTAATTAATGAACCCACAGCCGCTGCTCTGGCTTACGGTCTGGACAAATCAGAAGACAAAAT catTGCTGTATATGATTTAGGTGGTGGAACTTTTGATATTTCCATACTGGAAATTCAGAAAGGAGTATTTGAGGTGAAATCCACCAATGGAGACACTTTCTTAGGTGGTGAAGACTTTGACCAGGCCTTGCTGCGTCACATTGTGAAGGAGTTCAAGAGAGAG ACGGGGGTTGATTTGACCAAAGACAACATGGCGCTTCAGAGAGTTCGGGAAGCTGCTGAGAAGGCCAAGTGTGAACTCTCTTCATCTGTGCAG ACTGACATCAATTTGCCATACCTTACAATGGATGCTTCTGGACCCAAGCATTTGAATATGAAGCTGACCCGGGCTCAGTTTGAAGGGATTGTTACTGATCTAATCAGAAGGACCATTGCCCCATGCCAAAAAGCCATGCAAGATGCAGAAGTCAGCAAGAGTGACATAGGAGAAGTGATTCTGGTTGGTGGCATGACTAGGATGCCCAAG GTTCAGCAGACTGTGCAGGATCTCTTCGGCCGAGCCCCAAGTAAAGCTGTCAACCCTGACGAGGCTGTGGCCATAGGGGCTGCCATTCAGGGAGGTGTGCTGGCTGGTGATGTAACAGATGTGCTGCTGCTGGACGTCACTCCCCTGTCTCTGGGTATTGAGACCCTGGGAGGTGTCTTCACCAAGCTTATTAACAGGAACACCACTATTCCAACCAAGAAGAGCCAG GTGTTTTCTACAGCTGCTGATGGACAGACTCAAGTGGAGATTAAAGTGTGTCAGGGTGAGAGAGAGATGGCTGGAGACAACAAACTTCTTGGACAGTTTACTTTG ATTGGAATTCCCCCAGCCCCTCGTGGAGTCCCTCAGATTGAAGTTACATTTGACATTGATGCCAATGGGATTGTACATGTTTCTGCCAAAGATAAGGGTACAGGACGCGAGCAGCAGA TTGTGATTCAGTCTTCTGGTGGATTAAGCAAAGATGATATTGAAAATATGGTTAAAAATGCAGAGAAGTATGCTGAGGAAGACCGGCGAAAGAAG gAACGAGTTGAAGCAGTTAATATGGCTGAAGGAATCATCCATGACACAGAGACCAAGATGGAAGAATTCAAGGACCAACTGCCTGCTGATGAA tGCAACAAGCTAAAAGAAGAGATCTCCAAAATGAGGGAGCTCCTTGCTCGGAAAGACAGTGAAACGGGCGAAAACATAAGGCAGGCGGCATCTTCCCTTCAGCAAGCATCGTTGAAGCTTTTCGAAATGGCATACAAAAAG ATGGCATCAGAGCGAGAAGGTTCTGGAAGCTCTGGCACTGGGGAGCAAAAGGACAATCAAAAGGAGGAGAAACAGTAA